In a genomic window of Syngnathus typhle isolate RoL2023-S1 ecotype Sweden linkage group LG4, RoL_Styp_1.0, whole genome shotgun sequence:
- the tmem39a gene encoding transmembrane protein 39A isoform X1: MPGGRRGPSRQQLSRSALPSLQTLVGGNLGNGTGFRNRNSSSLGLSAPPISTVITPEPVRHSKIPLLPSDSSLLFEFLLFLYLLVALFVQYVNIYRTVWWYPYSQPPTSTSLSFHLMDYHLAIFITVMLARRLVWTIVSELSQNSRSSVVCYLILIAARLFLLTMCCWVLCWTLVNLCKNHSVLNLLFLGYPFGVYVPLCCFHQEGPKSQTSSVDCDYSADHQQAELSDAPLFRPRDFLLLLRENLREQFSAPQHMPTHTCPPHTHTHTPELIRSEVEELKSDFNRRIKEVLFNSLFSAYYVAFLPLCFVRSTQYYDMRWSCEHLIMVWINAFVMLMSQLLPPNYCDLLHRSAAHLGRWQKLEHGSYSNAPQHLWSDQTVWPQGVLVRHSRCLYKAIGPYNVAMPSDVSHARFYFLFHKPLRILNLLIWIETSVVLYQLYSLFLSERWNHTLSLGLILFCNYYVLFKLLRDRIVLGKAYSYPLSSSLALKSQ; the protein is encoded by the exons ATGCCAGGAGGTCGCAGGGGTCCCAGCAGACAGCAGTTGAGCCGCTCTGCCCTGCCCTCCCTCCAAACTCTTGTTGGAGGCAACCTGGGCAATGGTACGGGCTTCAGAAACAG GAACAGTAGCTCCTTGGGTCTGTCCGCGCCACCTATCTCGACCGTCATCACACCAGAGCCCGTCCGCCACTCAAAGATTCCACTGCTGCCGTCGGACAGCAGCCTGTTGTTTGAGTTCCTGCTCTTTCTCTATCTACTGGTGGCCTTGTTTGTCCAGTACGTCAACATCTACAGGACAGTTTGGTGGTACCCATACAGCCAGCCACCCACCTCTACCTCACTC AGCTTCCATCTAATGGACTACCATCTGGCTATCTTCATTACAGTCATGCTGGCCAGGAGGCTTGTTTGGACAATAGTTTCAGAG CTGTCTCAAAACAGCAGGAGCTCGGTGGTCTGCTATTTGATTTTGATTGCAGCAAGACTTTTTCTGCTCACCATGTGTTGTTGGGTGCTCTGCTGGACGCTGGTGAacctttgcaagaaccactctgTTCTCAACCTCCTCTTCTTGGGATACCC GTTTGGCGTATATGTCCCACTCTGCTGTTTCCACCAGGAAGGACCGAAGAGCCAAACGTCATCAGTCGACTGCGACTACTCGGCCGACCACCAGCAAGCGGAGCTATCAGACGCTCCCTTGTTTCGACCCCGGGATTTCCTCTTGTTGTTACGAGAGAACCTCAGAGAACAGTTTTCGGCACCGCAGCACATGCCCACGCACACCTGCCCgccgcacacgcacactcacacgccTGAGCTGATTCGATCAGAGGTGGAGGAGCTCAAGAGCGACTTTAATCGGCGGATTAAGGAAGTGCTGTTCAACTCGCTGTTCAGTGCTTATTACGTTGCCTTCTTGCCGCTATGTTTTGTGAGG AGCACCCAATACTATGACATGCGCTGGTCATGTGAGCATCTGATCATGGTGTGGATCAATGCCTTTGTGATGCTGATGAGCCAGCTGCTGCCCCCAAACTACTGCGACCTGCTTCATCGCTCTGCGGCCCACCTGGGCCGATGGCAGAAGCTGGAGCACGGATCATACAGCAACGCACCTCAGCATTT ATGGTCCGACCAGACAGTTTGGCCTCAGGGGGTGTTGGTACGACACAGCCGCTGTCTGTATAAAGCAATTGGACCGTATAATGTCGCGATGCCCTCTGATGTTTCACATGCGAGATTTTAT TTCCTCTTCCACAAGCCATTGCGGATCCTAAACCTGCTGATCTGGATCGAGACCAGCGTGGTTCTGTATCAGTTATACTCGCTGTTCCTCTCCGAGCGCTGGAACCACACTCTCTCTCTGGGCCTTATTCTTTTCTGCAACTACTATGTCCTTTTCAAGCTGCTCAGAGACCGCATAGTGCTGGGCAAAGCCTACTCCTACCCTCTGTCCAGCAGTTTGGCCTTAAAGTCGCAGTAA
- the tmem39a gene encoding transmembrane protein 39A isoform X2 codes for MNSSSLGLSAPPISTVITPEPVRHSKIPLLPSDSSLLFEFLLFLYLLVALFVQYVNIYRTVWWYPYSQPPTSTSLSFHLMDYHLAIFITVMLARRLVWTIVSELSQNSRSSVVCYLILIAARLFLLTMCCWVLCWTLVNLCKNHSVLNLLFLGYPFGVYVPLCCFHQEGPKSQTSSVDCDYSADHQQAELSDAPLFRPRDFLLLLRENLREQFSAPQHMPTHTCPPHTHTHTPELIRSEVEELKSDFNRRIKEVLFNSLFSAYYVAFLPLCFVRSTQYYDMRWSCEHLIMVWINAFVMLMSQLLPPNYCDLLHRSAAHLGRWQKLEHGSYSNAPQHLWSDQTVWPQGVLVRHSRCLYKAIGPYNVAMPSDVSHARFYFLFHKPLRILNLLIWIETSVVLYQLYSLFLSERWNHTLSLGLILFCNYYVLFKLLRDRIVLGKAYSYPLSSSLALKSQ; via the exons AT GAACAGTAGCTCCTTGGGTCTGTCCGCGCCACCTATCTCGACCGTCATCACACCAGAGCCCGTCCGCCACTCAAAGATTCCACTGCTGCCGTCGGACAGCAGCCTGTTGTTTGAGTTCCTGCTCTTTCTCTATCTACTGGTGGCCTTGTTTGTCCAGTACGTCAACATCTACAGGACAGTTTGGTGGTACCCATACAGCCAGCCACCCACCTCTACCTCACTC AGCTTCCATCTAATGGACTACCATCTGGCTATCTTCATTACAGTCATGCTGGCCAGGAGGCTTGTTTGGACAATAGTTTCAGAG CTGTCTCAAAACAGCAGGAGCTCGGTGGTCTGCTATTTGATTTTGATTGCAGCAAGACTTTTTCTGCTCACCATGTGTTGTTGGGTGCTCTGCTGGACGCTGGTGAacctttgcaagaaccactctgTTCTCAACCTCCTCTTCTTGGGATACCC GTTTGGCGTATATGTCCCACTCTGCTGTTTCCACCAGGAAGGACCGAAGAGCCAAACGTCATCAGTCGACTGCGACTACTCGGCCGACCACCAGCAAGCGGAGCTATCAGACGCTCCCTTGTTTCGACCCCGGGATTTCCTCTTGTTGTTACGAGAGAACCTCAGAGAACAGTTTTCGGCACCGCAGCACATGCCCACGCACACCTGCCCgccgcacacgcacactcacacgccTGAGCTGATTCGATCAGAGGTGGAGGAGCTCAAGAGCGACTTTAATCGGCGGATTAAGGAAGTGCTGTTCAACTCGCTGTTCAGTGCTTATTACGTTGCCTTCTTGCCGCTATGTTTTGTGAGG AGCACCCAATACTATGACATGCGCTGGTCATGTGAGCATCTGATCATGGTGTGGATCAATGCCTTTGTGATGCTGATGAGCCAGCTGCTGCCCCCAAACTACTGCGACCTGCTTCATCGCTCTGCGGCCCACCTGGGCCGATGGCAGAAGCTGGAGCACGGATCATACAGCAACGCACCTCAGCATTT ATGGTCCGACCAGACAGTTTGGCCTCAGGGGGTGTTGGTACGACACAGCCGCTGTCTGTATAAAGCAATTGGACCGTATAATGTCGCGATGCCCTCTGATGTTTCACATGCGAGATTTTAT TTCCTCTTCCACAAGCCATTGCGGATCCTAAACCTGCTGATCTGGATCGAGACCAGCGTGGTTCTGTATCAGTTATACTCGCTGTTCCTCTCCGAGCGCTGGAACCACACTCTCTCTCTGGGCCTTATTCTTTTCTGCAACTACTATGTCCTTTTCAAGCTGCTCAGAGACCGCATAGTGCTGGGCAAAGCCTACTCCTACCCTCTGTCCAGCAGTTTGGCCTTAAAGTCGCAGTAA